The window AAATTGCCAACCAGTCCCCAACCACGCCACACGCACCACAGGGCAAAGGGTAGACCAATTGCTTCTATGGGCAGGTGGATTGTGGGTTCCCACCTCAGCCAACCCCAATAAATTGAACCTGCCAACCAACTCCAGCTGAACCCCAGCAGCAAATCTCCCCATACTTGGGTTTTAGGACGCTGCATTAGAGTTACACCCAGCCACACCCAGCCTGCTGTCATCACTAGGCTTACCATCGGCATTAGCCGCACTAGGGGCGCTTGCACAAATACTGGCACTGAAACTAAAAAAGAAGCTGCGGCAAACACCCACCAAGCTTGACTTATCCCTTTTTTCCAATTAGCAGATGTTAAAAAATCTTTACAATCCTCGGCTGGATACTCAGGGGCGGCAGAAGATGTGAAGGATGACCAGGTATTGTTAACCAATGTATTTAATATTATTTACTTAAGTTTACATTACTCAAGATAACACAACATATATCCCAGGGGGGGGCATATTCTTAATCCTATCTTAAAAATGCGATCGCAATTAATGGTTATTGGTGAAGAGAGTTGAAGATCGGGGAATGTTATTAGAGACGCCGATTTATAGCGTCTCCCCAGGGAGAGAGGAAAACCTTCTCCAATCCAAAATCATCGCTGCGGAGAAACTCCGCCTGGGCAAAATCCAAAATCCAAAATCGCCAATCCCGATGAGGAGCGATCGCGGTAAGTAAAGGTTGATGGTTTTGGTGATATAACGTAGGCATTTGTGGAGTCTGGTTAATGGCGACAATGTATTTAGAAGCTGCTAGCAGCGGATGGCAGGTAGTAAATCCAGGGCTGTCAGTGGTGTTCCCCAGTTGGGGACAACCCTTACTGGGGGATGTGACTCCAGGAAATGAAGTTAATTTATTGCAGGGGATTGTTCAGGCATTCATTCTGGGGATAGTGCAAGGGTTAACAGAATTTTTGCCTATCAGCAGTACTGCACACCTCCAGGTCTTCAGCAAAGCCTTTGGCTGGGATGCTGTAGCGGGGAAGCCGTTTGTGGCGACAATTCAATTCGGTAGTATCGTCGCAGTTGTAATTTACTTCTGGAAAGATATAGCTCAAATTTTGACGGGAGGCGTGGAGGCAATTCGTCAAAAAGACTGGGGGCGCGATGAATGGAAAATAATCGTAGGGATAGCAATAGGAACTATACCGATCCTGGCGGGCGGCTTTATCCTCAAAAAGGCGCTAAACGACGATAAATCGAGTATTAACAGCATGACTACTATTGCTGTTGTTGCAATTGTGATGGCACTTTTGCTAGGAGCAGCCGAGAAGTTTGGCAGCCGCAAGCGGGATTTTAAGAGCTTGCAGATTATGGATGGGATTTTGATGGGATTGGGACAGGCGATCGCGTTAGTTCCTGGCGCTTCTCGTTCTGGTTCTACTATGACGGCGGGTTTATTTATTGGATTGGAAAGGCAAGCAGCAGCGAGGTTTTCCTTTTTGTTGGGTATTCCAGCCTTAGCGATCGCCACTATTTATGAATTTTTTCAAGAGGCGTTAGGCAAAGTCGATCTAACCCTAGTGTTTGTGGGGACGTTATCGGCGTTTGTGTTTTCTTATTTATCGATCGCGTGGTTGCTGGGGTATCTGCAAAAGAAAAGTACGTGGGTTTTTGTCTGGTATAGGTTAGCTTTTGGGGCGGCTATTTTAGCAGCAGTAGCTGCTGGGGCGTTGAAAAATTCTTAGTAATCGATCGTGGTTCGTAGGTTCGTAGGGTGGGCACTGCCCACCCTACAATTATGTTTAGATGGTGGGCACTGATGAGCAAATTTCATTATAAGAGAATATTTATTGAGCAATAGAAACCGGAGAATTTAAAACCAAAACTGCCGAGATTTCCACAAGGCTAAGTAGCGATCGCGCTTGCATCAACTCTCTCCTAATTTATAAAAACTCAAGGTAGCTTTATTAAGTTGTCAACAGCCACAATACCCTTTCACTCGTACAATTTTATTACGTCCACCACTGCTAACTGTAATGGTAGCATTGTAAAGTGCTGATTCATATCCAGTTTCTGCTAGAACATAATCAACACGCACCCTGATGCCATTAGCACTATAGGTAATACTAACTGTGTCTCCTTTTTTATTCCGTTTTTCACTTACAAATTTTAATTTAGTGTCTCTACCGTCGATATTCATCAATCCACCCTCATATAATGAACCCGATACAAAAACCCGGCGGCTAGAACGTTTACGATGGTCGGCAGGGGATTGCAAAGAGCAGCCACATCCTGATTCAACATCACCCTTAATGACCCCAACCACAGGTTGGT of the Microcoleus sp. FACHB-831 genome contains:
- a CDS encoding DUF3120 domain-containing protein, translating into MSQAWWVFAAASFLVSVPVFVQAPLVRLMPMVSLVMTAGWVWLGVTLMQRPKTQVWGDLLLGFSWSWLAGSIYWGWLRWEPTIHLPIEAIGLPFALWCVWRGWGLVGNLFYLGSLFGTVVTDLYFYIVDLIPHWRSLMQVDPALATPIFQSAIAIVNSPWGISWSFVLVAILLVVGLSALRSRTLHWWAFGGAVLSTILVDSLFWLAASMA
- a CDS encoding undecaprenyl-diphosphate phosphatase; protein product: MATMYLEAASSGWQVVNPGLSVVFPSWGQPLLGDVTPGNEVNLLQGIVQAFILGIVQGLTEFLPISSTAHLQVFSKAFGWDAVAGKPFVATIQFGSIVAVVIYFWKDIAQILTGGVEAIRQKDWGRDEWKIIVGIAIGTIPILAGGFILKKALNDDKSSINSMTTIAVVAIVMALLLGAAEKFGSRKRDFKSLQIMDGILMGLGQAIALVPGASRSGSTMTAGLFIGLERQAAARFSFLLGIPALAIATIYEFFQEALGKVDLTLVFVGTLSAFVFSYLSIAWLLGYLQKKSTWVFVWYRLAFGAAILAAVAAGALKNS